The following proteins are co-located in the Triticum aestivum cultivar Chinese Spring chromosome 1A, IWGSC CS RefSeq v2.1, whole genome shotgun sequence genome:
- the LOC123085819 gene encoding remorin produces the protein MHGGLRQSRVRFSGVGQEDQGSGQAMAMPPQRQRGTPFGRGEEYDAAYAATVAAVAYAIAAMEEEKLPPQQKPIPEKTASRQKRVTVHEPTAAPPPRSPPRRGGSMKRPTEGSKISRLFSGNKEIVEVGDEDEQGANVSVRRPVKPAPKKPGGPTPGQNVVGKVVDSVPNLKDNPSFTRKTPDKKRSRNFEQEEANQRAKPGVNPTTSFPGERKQSWKHEQEPANQRAPPAARPPGMVYSSEAERMAAAWEKEELAKIKERYNETMETIAEWETEKKAKARRQKEPKEGDSERKRAKALEEYNDEMKRISKVAAASRLSAEDKKRNAEGKVWEKAAKIRSTGKLPWSCGCF, from the exons ATGCACGGTGGATTGAGACAATCGAG GGTCCGGTTTTCTGGTGTAGGGCAGGAAGATCAGGGCAGCGGGCAGGCCATGGCAATGCCACCACAGCGACAGCGAGGCACGCCTTTTGGAAGAG GTGAAGAATACGATGCCGCGTACGCAGCAACGGTGGCGGCAGTGGCATATGCCATTGCTGCAATGGAGGAAGAGAAGTTACCACCTCAGCAGAAGCCTATCCCAGAGAAAACAGCATCTCGGCAGAAGCGTGTAACAGTTCATGAGCCcacagccgccccgccgccgagatCACCACCCAGGAGAGGCGGAAGCATGAAAAGGCCGACTGAAGGAAGCAAAATCTCAAGATTGTTTAGTGGTAACAAAGAAATCGTTGAAGTTGGCGACGAAGACGAACAAGGAG CGAATGTTTCGGTGAGGAGGCCGGTGAAACCGGCGCCAAAGAAGCCAGGAGGTCCAACTCCAGGCCAGAACGTGGTAGGGAAGGTGGTCGACTCCGTCCCGAACCTGAAGGACAATCCAAGTTTCACGAGGAAAACACCGGACAAGAAGAGGAGCAGAAACTTTGAGCAGGAGGAAGCAAATCAGAGGGCGAAACCCGGGGTTAACCCGACGACCTCGTTTCCAGGAGAGAGGAAACAGAGCTGGAAGCACGAGCAGGAGCCGGCGAATCAGAGGGCGCCACCGGCAGCCAGGCCTCCAGGAATGGTTTATTCCAGCGAGGCGGAGAGGATGGCGGCCGCGTGGGagaaggaggagctggcgaagaTCAAGGAGCG GTACAACGAGACGATGGAAACCATAGCCGAATGGGAGactgagaagaaggccaaggccaggCGCCAGAAGGAGCCCAAAGAG GGCGATTCGGAGAGGAAGAGAGCAAAGGCGCTGGAGGAGTACAACGACGAGATGAAGCGGATCAGCAAGGTGGCCGCCGCGTCGAGGCTGTCGGCGGAGGACAAGAAAAGGAACGCCGAGGGCAAAGTCTGGGAGAAGGCGGCCAAAATCCGGTCGACGGGGAAGCTCCCTTGGTCCTGTGGCTGCTTCTGA